In Sparus aurata chromosome 5, fSpaAur1.1, whole genome shotgun sequence, the genomic window AACTCCAGCCAGGttgcaaaaaaacccaaagttGAGGCCCTGATACAGATCATCTCTTAAGTCAATTATCTCAGCCAACAATCAGATCATCACTCTTACTTGTTGACATCGTGCATGATGTTCCCCGGCCAGGCCAGTTCAACCTTCAACTGGCCCTTGTGCTCCACAAAGAAGTCCACCAGGGTCCTGGTCACTGTGGCTGACGTATGAAGAAAGAATGCAGGGATCCACAGGATGGCTCCCTCCAGCTTCTTCAGGTTGAGGAAGAAGTTATTCCTGTCTTGAATGGTCAGCAGGTTATTGTAGTACCTCTCCAGGATGCTGGGGTTAAAGGTGGTCAGGTTGGTCTTCTTGCCCACGTCCTTGGAGTAGACCTCCGTGGGGGCGAAGTTGCATCGGAAGACGAAGTCGGCATTGTCGATTTCTGGGCCGCAGTGGCTGCCTGTCAGGATGCCGCTGTTGCCCACCACAGAGCATATGCTGTAGTGCTTGTTGTGGATGGGAGAGGTGTCCGGGAGCAGGGATTTGAAGTTGTTGCTGATGGAGAAGACATACTTGTGGCTGGAGTAGTCAAAGTGCATCAGCTGGCCAACACGCACACTGTTCTTAGTGAGGGAGAAGTTGTTGGGAATGTCGATGTAGTTGAAGATATCTTtcctgaaagaagaaaaaactacttcaccactgttcaagacagcTAGAGGAGATTTACCTCGATATGTCTGGTCCCAGTTTTATGTACATGTAACAAAAATGCAAAGAACTAATTTAACAACTGACCACAGCCTCAATAAAAAGCAATGTGATGCAGCCACGAGACATGGTGCCCAGTGGATAGCTATAACTCACTGTGCAGCTGTTACTGACAGAATTGAAGCGATTAGTAGATTAGTCTATCTGAAGAGAGCGATCAGCAACTATTTTGAGAATCAGTTTATCATATGCTGCTTTCAAAGTTTTATAGAACTTcataactaataataataatagaagaTAAcaattttctgatgttttatagATCAGATTATGAGTATATTAATCAATAAAATTACTGATCATAATATGACAGAGCTGTCCAACTATACATTCAACCAGCAGTCAAAATGCAACAGattatttccctttttctggGGATTTTAGAAGAAATAAGTGTCGAGTGCTAAAATAAGAAACACTGATGATATGTCACTGTTAATAATCCTCCCTCCTGTCCAGTCATTAGTTGGCAGGACGCAGTTTCAGGCTTGAATCATGCTCAGTCTTTTCTGCCACTAATAAATTATTACATAGAGCTTTTATAATTTGATGCGCTGTTATAAATTAAACTACCAACATTACATACCAGTACGGCTCCAATGACAGGCCGATTAACCAATGACCCGATTGACAGAGAATGAATTGAAAACCATTATGATAATCGGTTTTGTTCTcatgcatttctttttaattattttgataaaataaatacattttttaataatttttaggtttggacaaaacaaacattgtgtcACTTCAGAAGGAAGAAGAATTAGTTTCACACCTTCTcacaattttctgtttttttttagaaaccaAACAATCCATTGattaatggagaaaataatcagcagatgaatCCATAAGGATAGTTAAAAACGAGCTCCATTCTTACCAGCTACAGCAGCAAAATGCTGCTTTTACAAAGCTAATGATGTAGGAGTCACAGGTGGGACATATCTCTGCACTGACTTTTTACTTTCGGTACATTGAAGTGACATTATAAATGCAAGACATTTACTTGTAAAGTAAACTCCAGTGTGGTATtcatacttttacttgagtaaaggatCTAAATCCTTCCTTCACCTATGCTCAGGCTCATTAATCAGAAACCTGGCTTTCTTTCGTGCCACAGTATCCAAGAGGGGACTTCATGTTCCCCGACTTCAGCTTTGACTGAAACACTACCTATGATTTTCTCCTGCTGGATGAAAGATACTGACAGGTGCAAAACCTTCAAAAAGAGTAGAAAACATCTGAGATTTAAAATCTCTTACCTCTGCTGATGAAAAGCAGTTTTGTTGAACTTCCATTTGGACGGCTTTCCTTGGAGTTCCTCATTCAGGGCATTAGTTAGGGGTATAAAGGAGGGGTCCAGGAAATTCATGGCAAACTGAGACCTGTGGACAGCAATCACAAAACATATAACTGTGAGAGGGCATGTGTAAACAAGCCGAAGGTTTACTCCCGCATTTACTTTTGAGTGTTCTCATCTCATACAGGATTTTTGCCGAAATGTATTTCAAGCATTAATTGCGGTTAAAATCATCAGATTTCCTGTTTCGAAAACAGTAGAATTATATCTTTATTATCCTTTAAAATGCAACAGACTTTCAAatctgaaacacagaaaagtaAATCTATTTTGTAATATCGGCATTAATCTGATCTGGTACCACTTCTGATGAGAGATCTAATGGTTCTTAGCCTTATTAATTGGTCAATAAATAATTTACAACTTCTTCATAGAACAAGTTATAGTCATTTAATACACAACAACAAGGAATTAAGGATTTAAAACTCCTTTGAGTGGTTGGACCGGAAAAAGGTTGTGTTGGATCTGCATGTTAATCCATTTAGTATCAACATTTATGGCCTAATTACCACAAACTGTATTCCTGACGTTGATAGATTACTGATCTGgccagatctctctctctctctctctctctcttttatttttta contains:
- the LOC115581445 gene encoding sia-alpha-2,3-Gal-beta-1,4-GlcNAc-R:alpha 2,8-sialyltransferase-like yields the protein MVRIAKALGLVILCVAVLILSLISYVSLRKDSLFASSKYYMGGPRIMFHAGFRSQFAMNFLDPSFIPLTNALNEELQGKPSKWKFNKTAFHQQRKDIFNYIDIPNNFSLTKNSVRVGQLMHFDYSSHKYVFSISNNFKSLLPDTSPIHNKHYSICSVVGNSGILTGSHCGPEIDNADFVFRCNFAPTEVYSKDVGKKTNLTTFNPSILERYYNNLLTIQDRNNFFLNLKKLEGAILWIPAFFLHTSATVTRTLVDFFVEHKGQLKVELAWPGNIMHDVNKYWKTKNLSPKRLSTGILMYTLASAMCDEIHLYGFWPFGWDPNTGKDLPYHYYDKKGTKFTTKWQETHQLPSEFKLLYKLHREGVIKLSLTHCS